The Ignavibacteriota bacterium region ACATATTTGAGGGATCAAAATCATCAGTTACGCCTGCTTTAAATTCATGTAATTTCTCTTCTTGAACTTTTGGATCATTTTCATAGTCGCTTAAACTTTTCCAGATATTTTTTATTCCGATTTTATTCGACATTTTCAATATCCTATTTATTTCTCTTTACTGAATCAGGGTGAATTTTTACTTTAATATTTTTAAAATCTTTTTTCTTATAGCTGCCGAACAATTTTGAAGGAATATTTGAAAGTACAAACGCAGCAACAGCACCAATTGATATTTTATTAAAAAATTTTCTTCTGTTTATAATTGACATATCTCTTCCCTTTTACCTGTGGCAAGCGCCGCAATTTGTCGGACCGTTTTTAACATTTTCCAAATAAGGCAATTGAGCTTTTGGATTTCTATGGCAATCCAAACAAGCCGTCATTGTCCAGCCTTTCATTTGTTTAACAACTTCCATATCCGCAATATTTCCGTGGCATGATTCGCATTTAATTCCTTTATTCACATGAACGGAATGATTGAAATAGGCATAATCTGGAACTTTATGAATTCTTTTCCATGGGATAGGAGTATTTTCATTATAATACTTTGCGAGTTTAATTATTTCAGGCTGCTTGTTTCGTGCTAATGTATGACAATTCATACAAATGTTAGCAGAAGGTACTAATGCATGTCGCCCTTTTGTTACGCCGGTATGACAATATTGGCAATCGATTTTCATCTGCCCGGCATGTAATTTATGTGAATATGCAATTGGTTGAGTCGGCTGATATCCTATACCATCTCGTTCCGGTCGCGAAACATAAAATGTTATTAAAAAGGAAACAAATGCGACAAATAAGGTAAGCGGTAATCTAACCTTAAGAGCATAATCAAGAAAAGATTTTTTCATTTATTACCTAAATGTTTTACTTTATCTATAAAGTAGCTATTAAAAAGATCGAATCTAAGTGTTTTGATTAAAACATTTTAGAAAATATAATAAATCAAGATAAAAAATCTGAAATAAAATTACAAAATAATTGTTTGTATTTCCTACAATAAAATTTAAGAATTTAATTTTTTCTTTGAATAACAAATTCTAAAATTGATTCCAAAGAGCTTTTGCTTTCTGAATTTTCAAATATATTTAATTCATTTTTTGCTTGCGAAATAAATGAATTTGCAATTGAATACGAGTATTCAATTCCCTTATATTTATTTACAAAATTCAAAATTTCATTTATTGTATTTTTATTCTTTAGATTTTTAATTTGTTTTATAATTTCGCGTGATTCTTTCTGAGTTGACTGTTTGAGAGAATAAATTAACGGAAGTGTGATTTTCTTTTCCTTAATATCAGCGCCAAGCGGTTTGCCAATCAGTGAAGATGTTCCTACATAATCCAGAATATCATCAACAATTTGAAAAGCTTTACCCAAATTTTCGCCATAATTTCTCATCGCAGTAATGTATTTTTCATTATTGGTTACGCTTGCGGCGCCAATTTCGCAGCATGTAGAAATTAAGGACGCTGTCTTATCAGAAATTATTCTAAAATATGTTTCTTCATCAATATCTAATTTATATGTTTTTTTTATTTGAAGAAGTTCGCCTTCAGACATTCTTTTAACTGCTTGCGTAACGATTTTCAATAAATCAAAATCGATATTATCTACAGATACTAACAACCCGCGAGCAAGCAAATAATCTCCCATTAAAACTGCAACCTTATTTTTCCAAACCGCATTTATTGATGGCAGACCTCTTCTTTTTTCAGCTCCATCAACAACATCATCATGAACCAAAGTGGCGGTATGCAATAACTCAACTAATATTGCTCCTCTTAAACTTTTTTGATTTATATCGTTAATAATTTTACTTGAAAGAAGAACTAAAATTGGTCTAATTTTTTTTCCTTTTTGCTTAAGAATGTATTTGGTTATAATATCAACTAAACCAATATCTGATTTAAGTGATGATTTAAATAGTTGGTTAAAGTCTTCTAACTCGTTTTGAATTGGTTTACTTATTTGGGAAAGATTAGGTCTCAAGATTTTTCTTTAATGAAAATTTGGATACGAATATACTTATTTCGTACAATAAAACCAAAGGTATAGCAAGAAGTATTTGCGCTACAGGATCTGTACCGGGAGTAAGTATTGCCGCAATAATTAATATCGCAACTATTGAATGTCTTCTGAATTTCCTCATAAATTTAGGAGTTAAAATTCCAAGTTTCGTAAGAAAGAATGATAACATTGGCAATTCAAAAACAACACCGGCTGCCAGCATTACACTTATAATTATTGAAAAATATTCATCAATCGCAAAATTATTTTCTATTAATGTAGTTCCAAATTGACCGGCAAAACTTAAAGTTAACGGAAGCATTACAAAATATGCAAACGCAATTCCTGTTAAAAAGCAGCCAGAAGAAAAAATAACGATTCTGGAAACATATTTACGTTCATTTTTCTTTAAAGCGGGAGAAATAAATTTCCATATTTGATAAAAAACATTTGGGATACTTATTATAACACCTGCAATTACGGCAACTTCAAAGTAAATAAATAATTGTCCGAATGGTCTTAAATTCTGAAGATTTATATTTGCTTTTTTTGCTGGAAGGAGTAAAACGTTATCAATAAGAAAATCAATAAAAATCCAAGCGACAATTGTACCAACTGTAACACCAATTAATGTATATAATATTCTCCATCGCAGTTCCTCAAGATGTTCAAGAAAAGACATCTCGCCTTCTTGTTCGATGATTTCTTCTTTTTCGTCTGTTGAAGTCTGAATTTCTTTCACGGATTGATACTAATTTCTAAATTCACTGTATAGTGGAAATTTTGAACATAAATTTTTCACTTCGGGTTTTAGTCCCTCAAGTTTTTCTTCATTTTCAAAATTTGTAATTGCTTTATCTATAATTTCTGCAATAACCTTCATATCTTCTTCTTTCATACCGCGGGTTGTAGCAGCAGGAGTTCCTATCCTAATACCGCTTGTAACAAACGGACTTTTTGTATCAAACGGTACCATATTTTTATTAACCGTAATTCCAGCTTTTTCAAGTGCAATTTCAGCTTTCTTTCCGCTTACATTTTTATTAGATAAATCTACAAGCATCAAATGATTTGATGTTCCGTTTGAAACAATTTTATAACCTTTTTGAGCAAGACTTTCTGCAAGAACTTTTGCATTTTTTATAACTTGTTCCGCATATTTCTGAAAAGAATCTTGAAGTATTTCGCCAAATGCAACTGCTTTTGCCATAATAATATGCATTAATGGTCCGCCTTGAATTCCAGGCATTACAGTGCTGTCGAATAATTCGGACATTAGTTTTACTCTATCGCCTTTTGGAGTTTTAATGCCAAGTTTGTTTTCGGAATCTTTTCCAATTAAAATAATTCCGCCTCTAGGACCTCTTAGCGTTTTATGTGTAGTAGACGTAACTACATCACAGTAAGGCAATGGATTATTTAGTAATCCTTTTGCAATTAAACCAGCAGGATGAGCCATATCGCACATTAAAAATGCACCAACGGAATCCGCAATTTCTCTGAACTTTTTATAATCCCAATCACGCGAATATGCGCTTGCACCTGTTATTATTAATTTTGGCTGTTCTTTTTTTGCTAAATCTTCTATTAAATTGTAATCAAGCTCTTCTGTTTCTTTATTTAATGAATATCCAACCGCTTTATAAATTTTTCCTGAGAAGTTTACCGGTGAACCGTGAGTTAAATGACCCCCGTGAGCCAAATCTAAACCTAAAAAAGTATCACCCGGCTGCAGAAGTGTCATAAATACAGCCATATTAGCTTGAGAACCACTATGAGGCTGCACATTAGCATATTCAGCATTAAAAATTTTTTTAATTCTGCTTATTGCAATTTCTTCTGCCATATCAACAAATTCGCATCCGCCGTAATATCTTTTTCCGGGATAACCTTCAGCATATTTGTTTGTTAAAACAGAACCAGCCGCTGCTAAAACGGCTGGACTTACAAAATTTTCTGAAGCTATCAATTCCAAATAATCTGATTGACGTGCTATTTCTAATTTTAGAACTTCTGCAATTTCATTATCTTTTTCTAAATAAGAATACATTATATTTCCTTAAAATGAAACAGTTATAGATTTTCCAATCCAATCGTAACATTTACCTTCAATTTTAATAACGTCGCCATTTTGTTTTTTTCTAAAGAAATAATCTTCTTTAGATGGAACGGAATTAGAAAGTGCACTTACTCTTTCTGCAGCGGAACTTGCATGTTCGCCTCCCATTCTTGAAACTTGTCTATATGTATCAGCAGCTAATTGATAAACACATTTATCTTCAAATTCAAATCCGCAGCTTCTTGCGGCTTGTTCATATAAACCTGCTTCTATATAAATTGGGTAGTCCCAGCCAGGGCTAACTTTTGAAGCTTTTTGCAAATAACTTCTTGAAACGGCAAGTTGGTCCATATCTTTATAAATAAGAGCTAAGTTTAAGTAACTATCTCTATTTTCCGGCTGAAGATCAATTAATTTTTTGTAAGAACTGATTGCTTTGTCAACTTGATCATTTTTTTGATAAGCTCTTGCAATTTCATTCCAATAATTAATTACTTCTGGATTCTTGTCAATTAAAAATTGCAAAGGTTCAAGAGAAGCTGTGTAATCTCCATTCTTTTTACAAATGGTTGCATATCGCCAAGCTTTTTCAGTATTTTCTTTATCCAAGTACCAAGCTTTTTTTAATATATCTTGTAATTGTGTTTGATCTTCGGCAAGTCCGGCCATTTTTTTCGTCCATAGCGGATTTTCCGGTTCAAGATCGGCAAGTTTCATATAAATATCTAAAGCCTTCATCTTGTATTCGTTATTTTCGTTCATATTTGCTACGTAAAGGTTTCCAAGCTGGTCCGCATAGTAAATTTCATCGGATGTAAATACGGTATCCAACGAAAATCCTTTTTCATAAGCTGCAATTGAAATTTCAGGATCTGAATGTTTCCACTGATCCAATACATACGCTTTTTTAAGAAGATAATAACCCGCATCTTCTTTGTCATAATTTGAGGCAATATTATAAAGATAAATTGCTGTATCTGCCAGGACTTTTCGAGTATCTTCAGAAATTGAACTATCAGCGTATACTTCAAATATTACTTTATCTATTTTTTTATAAATTTTATATTGCGGCATGAAATCTGGTTTAGCTTTAATTACATTTAAACCTTTTTCAATTGTCCACATTTCGTACTGCTTAATTTTGTAGGCTTCAAAAAACAGACTGGCTTCAACCATAACGTTAATACTATCGCCATTTTCAAAACTGTTTTTGGCAAATAAATTTGTATTAAGAAGACTTAAAACGGCCAACATTATGAAAGATATTGTTTTAATTAATTTCAATTTAATTCTCCTTGTATTTTTATCTATCTTGTCTAACAAACCAAAGCTCGCCAAAATTTATAGAAAATGTAGCTTGGAATATATTTTCTTTCAATAAATTATTATTAGTTGTTCCTCTAATTCCGTACATCAATCCTAAATCAATTGAATTTTCAGTTCCCAGCGGAAACGAAATTCCGGAATGAACGGCAATTTGATTAATATCTTCTCCATTAAATGTATATTGAGTCTGTTCATAACTTAAACCAAATCTATATTTTACAAGTTCCCAAAAGGTGGCAAATTTCTTTACCTGCTGATCGTACTCAATTCCCAAACTATATCTATTCATATCTTTTAAATTAAGCATTTTTTTATCATTTTGTACAAATTCAGACCAAGGCTGATTTACATAATCTAAAATTATATTAAATTTACTTAATGACAAATATAAACCTGCGGATAATTTGGCAGGAATTTCACTTTTAAAAGATTTACTTCCAAATACTTTTTTGCCAAGTGAAGTAGTAGCATAAGAAGAACTATCAGTATTTAATTTAGTGCCAATTTCATAACTTAAACCTAATCGAAAATTCTTAATAATTTCGTTCCCGAAAATATTTGAAAGGTTTGGCGTTAAAAACCCAAGTGTTGAACCTAGCCCTTTATACTTCAATTCCGACGTAAAATATGAATCTGTAAAATCTGATGAATCATCATATACAATTTGGGTTTCATATTTGCTGTTTCCGGTGTAATATTCAAATGTTGCACCAACTGAAAAATTAAAAGGTAGTAATGTTGAAAATCCAAAAAATATTTTGGACAAACCGCCGGAGCCTTTAAAGTCTTGAATATAACTATTTACTTCACCTTGTAAATATTTGTTTGAAATATCATAATTTATTGTTGAATATGGTGTGAATCCGAATACAAAACCAATCCCTAAATCTCTTTCTACCGGCAAACCTAACTGAAATCCCGAAAACTTTACTTCCGAAAAATTTGTCGATGACGAGATACTTGAAATGCTAGAATAATTTGTAATAAGATTTAATCCTAATTTTGTATCTGTTATTGATCCCCATGTTGCCGGATTGTTTAGGTTGAGTAAATCATTATTGAGAATTGCTGTTCCTACTCCGCCAAGTGATAATTTAGCAGCCGTATTATAGTAATATAAATCGCCAACGCCGTATCGCGTATAAATAGTTCCGCCGGATGCAAAAATATTGCCAATACTTAAGAAAATTAAAAATATTTTTAGATTCTTTTTCATCAAATTACTTTTGTGTGTAATAAATAGTTAATTTTGGTTTTAATGAATCAATAGGACAATTGCTGCTGTAAATTCCTACATGAGAAACACTTCTAAGTTCATCCGTCAGCTGAATTGACATACCTTGGTTATCTTCTCCATCAACCCAATTTTGAACAAAGAGTCTGATATCACCGCTATATTTATTTTCAGTTCTTTTTAACGAGTATTTACCAATTTTAGTGCTAATTGTAACTTTCTCTAAATTCGTTAAAAATCCAACAGCAATAGTATCCGCTTTTTTGGTTCCAAATTCCGTATTAGATTGATCTATAAACAAATCTAAAGTTGCTTTGTTTACAACAATATTTTCTGGAACTAAAGACAAATCGAAAAACATTTTACCACGAATTCCAAGTGAACTTTGCAATATAATATTTTCATTGGAATTTGGAATTATGTCACCTTTCGGCACATGCATATCAACACTGGGAACTGCGATCAGAGTATCAAACTCACCATCTTGTTCAAAAACCATATAAAGATTTGGATATTCTTCAACATTGTAAGTGGTAAGTCCTTGAAAACCAACAATCCCCGTTTTTGAAATGGGACGAATTAAAATTCCATAATCAGGACTATAAGTTGAATCATAAGTCCTTCTAATCCATCCATCAACTAATTCGGTACTAAGATCAAACTTCATAATGGTGTCTATATAGCTATAGGTTGAATAATCCAATAAATCCTCACTCATATAACTATAAATTGCATTAAGGGTATCTTTAGTTAAAGTACTTGGGTTCCAGCTTGTATTAATTCGGTGAATTGAAAACTGAAAATTATTACTGTCGCCAATCCAATATGTAGGTTGAATCTCGACCCAGCATTTAACTAATTTTGAAGAATCTGCTTTAAAAGGATCTAAAATAGAATCAGGTGGATTTATATAAAAACCTATTAAAGATTCTATAGTAACATTTTTATAACTTCCGAGAAGTATAGTTGACGAAGATCCAAATTTTAGCGAATCAAATTGGTAGGAAGCTAATGATTGATTAAAAGAGCTTGTATAACTATCAATCGTTTTAAAATTTAAATTATCACCATTTGGTACTAAATTTGTCCCTAAATTGCTGGGATCATTTGTACAAGATGCAATTAAAATGATCAAAATGTTGATCATTACAAAACTAAATATTTTCTTCAAAAAAAATCTCCAATAACAAAGGATTCAATATATTCAACAGCATTTTCAAAATTTGCAGCAACAAAGTTGGGCGAATTTTTGGAATTTTTCAACATAATTATTTCTTCATTGCTTAAAGTATTCTTAAGCAAAATTGTCTTAACTCCGGCATTAATCCCACATTCAATATCAACACTTCTGTCACCGATGAAAAAAGATTTTGACAAGTCAATTTCAAATTCTCTTTGAGCTTGAAAAACCATCTCGGGAGACGGTTTTCTGCACTTAGTCAAATTACCCGAATCAAAATCGGGATGATAAGGACAATAATAGAATTTATCAATTCCGGTACCGTTCTTTTCTAAAATTTGATTAATTCTTTCGTTCACTTCATCAACATCAGATTTCGAAATTAGACCTCTTGTGACACCAGATTGATTTGAAATAACAAATACTTTAAATGAAAAATTGTCTTTAAGTTTTTTTATTCCTTCGGCAACATCAGGGAATAATTTAATTAATTCTGGATTACCGATATACCCCAAATCAATATTAATTGTTCCATCTCGGTCTAAAAAAACGGCTTTATTTTTCATCAACTAAGAATTTTTTTATAAAGATCAATATATTCTTTTGAAGATGAGAGCCAAGTAAAATTACTCTTCATTCCATTTTTTTGCAATTTTGACCATGACTTTTTGTCTTCGGAAAATAATTTTATTGCTCTTTCAACCGCATTTAATAAATCTGTTTCTTTATTTTCAACAAAAACAAAACCATTGCCGTTTCCAGTTGTTTCGTCATAATTTTCAACAGTATCGGCTAATCCACCTGTTTTTCTAACAATTGGAATCGTTCCATAAACAAGACTATACATTTGATTTAATCCGCAAGGTTCAACTTTGGAAGGCATCAAATACATATCGGAACCTGCTTCAATTAGGTGAGCTAAATTATCATCAAACCCCAAATAGCACGCAAATTTATCGGGATATTTTGTCATTACTTTTTCGAAGAAATTAATATATTTTTTTTCTCCTGTACCAAGTAAAATAAATTGTGCATTGAGGTTCATTAAATCTTTAAAAGTTTTTTGCACAAGGTCAAATCCTTTTGCTTCATCCAATCTTGAAATCATTCCGATGACCGGTTTATTTTCATCGAATTTCAATCCAAATTTTTCAACTAATACTTTTTTATTTTCTAATTTACCTTCAATATTCTTAATTGAATATTTTTTTGCAATTTGTTTGTCTTTTTCAGGATTCCAAACATTCAAATCAATTCCGTTAAGAATGCCGTCTATAGAATTTTCTCGTGTTTTTAAAATTTCAAATAAACCATCGCTCATATCTTTATTTTTACAAATTTCATTCGCAAAACTTTTTGATACTGTTGTAATTGAATCGGAAAATTGTATTCCGCACTTTAGAAAACTAAATTTATCATTATGAAGTAATTCCTTTTCCGGTAAATAGTCCGCAAGTTTTGTCTTCTGTAAAACTGAGGCAGGAAATTCACCCTTCAAACCAATATTGTGAATTGTAAATACTGTTCTTATATTATTGAAAGTAGGATCATCTTTAAACATCGTTTTAAGATAAATGGAAACC contains the following coding sequences:
- a CDS encoding serine hydroxymethyltransferase — translated: MYSYLEKDNEIAEVLKLEIARQSDYLELIASENFVSPAVLAAAGSVLTNKYAEGYPGKRYYGGCEFVDMAEEIAISRIKKIFNAEYANVQPHSGSQANMAVFMTLLQPGDTFLGLDLAHGGHLTHGSPVNFSGKIYKAVGYSLNKETEELDYNLIEDLAKKEQPKLIITGASAYSRDWDYKKFREIADSVGAFLMCDMAHPAGLIAKGLLNNPLPYCDVVTSTTHKTLRGPRGGIILIGKDSENKLGIKTPKGDRVKLMSELFDSTVMPGIQGGPLMHIIMAKAVAFGEILQDSFQKYAEQVIKNAKVLAESLAQKGYKIVSNGTSNHLMLVDLSNKNVSGKKAEIALEKAGITVNKNMVPFDTKSPFVTSGIRIGTPAATTRGMKEEDMKVIAEIIDKAITNFENEEKLEGLKPEVKNLCSKFPLYSEFRN
- a CDS encoding tetratricopeptide repeat protein is translated as MKLIKTISFIMLAVLSLLNTNLFAKNSFENGDSINVMVEASLFFEAYKIKQYEMWTIEKGLNVIKAKPDFMPQYKIYKKIDKVIFEVYADSSISEDTRKVLADTAIYLYNIASNYDKEDAGYYLLKKAYVLDQWKHSDPEISIAAYEKGFSLDTVFTSDEIYYADQLGNLYVANMNENNEYKMKALDIYMKLADLEPENPLWTKKMAGLAEDQTQLQDILKKAWYLDKENTEKAWRYATICKKNGDYTASLEPLQFLIDKNPEVINYWNEIARAYQKNDQVDKAISSYKKLIDLQPENRDSYLNLALIYKDMDQLAVSRSYLQKASKVSPGWDYPIYIEAGLYEQAARSCGFEFEDKCVYQLAADTYRQVSRMGGEHASSAAERVSALSNSVPSKEDYFFRKKQNGDVIKIEGKCYDWIGKSITVSF
- a CDS encoding DNRLRE domain-containing protein; this translates as MKKIFSFVMINILIILIASCTNDPSNLGTNLVPNGDNLNFKTIDSYTSSFNQSLASYQFDSLKFGSSSTILLGSYKNVTIESLIGFYINPPDSILDPFKADSSKLVKCWVEIQPTYWIGDSNNFQFSIHRINTSWNPSTLTKDTLNAIYSYMSEDLLDYSTYSYIDTIMKFDLSTELVDGWIRRTYDSTYSPDYGILIRPISKTGIVGFQGLTTYNVEEYPNLYMVFEQDGEFDTLIAVPSVDMHVPKGDIIPNSNENIILQSSLGIRGKMFFDLSLVPENIVVNKATLDLFIDQSNTEFGTKKADTIAVGFLTNLEKVTISTKIGKYSLKRTENKYSGDIRLFVQNWVDGEDNQGMSIQLTDELRSVSHVGIYSSNCPIDSLKPKLTIYYTQK
- the tatC gene encoding twin-arginine translocase subunit TatC, whose translation is MSFLEHLEELRWRILYTLIGVTVGTIVAWIFIDFLIDNVLLLPAKKANINLQNLRPFGQLFIYFEVAVIAGVIISIPNVFYQIWKFISPALKKNERKYVSRIVIFSSGCFLTGIAFAYFVMLPLTLSFAGQFGTTLIENNFAIDEYFSIIISVMLAAGVVFELPMLSFFLTKLGILTPKFMRKFRRHSIVAILIIAAILTPGTDPVAQILLAIPLVLLYEISIFVSKFSLKKNLET
- a CDS encoding polyprenyl synthetase family protein, giving the protein MRPNLSQISKPIQNELEDFNQLFKSSLKSDIGLVDIITKYILKQKGKKIRPILVLLSSKIINDINQKSLRGAILVELLHTATLVHDDVVDGAEKRRGLPSINAVWKNKVAVLMGDYLLARGLLVSVDNIDFDLLKIVTQAVKRMSEGELLQIKKTYKLDIDEETYFRIISDKTASLISTCCEIGAASVTNNEKYITAMRNYGENLGKAFQIVDDILDYVGTSSLIGKPLGADIKEKKITLPLIYSLKQSTQKESREIIKQIKNLKNKNTINEILNFVNKYKGIEYSYSIANSFISQAKNELNIFENSESKSSLESILEFVIQRKN
- a CDS encoding glycogen synthase, which translates into the protein MPPSRKYKILFVTPEVVPFVKTGGLADVSSSLTQKLQELGHQVRILVPKYGAIDERKFKIHEVVRLKDLVTDIGGKRITYSLRSSFLIGPKVRVQIYFLDNDEYFGSRRSLYSDPISGKEFKDNDERFILLTKSVFDLISKLGWIPDIIHCNDWQGGLVSIYLKTMFKDDPTFNNIRTVFTIHNIGLKGEFPASVLQKTKLADYLPEKELLHNDKFSFLKCGIQFSDSITTVSKSFANEICKNKDMSDGLFEILKTRENSIDGILNGIDLNVWNPEKDKQIAKKYSIKNIEGKLENKKVLVEKFGLKFDENKPVIGMISRLDEAKGFDLVQKTFKDLMNLNAQFILLGTGEKKYINFFEKVMTKYPDKFACYLGFDDNLAHLIEAGSDMYLMPSKVEPCGLNQMYSLVYGTIPIVRKTGGLADTVENYDETTGNGNGFVFVENKETDLLNAVERAIKLFSEDKKSWSKLQKNGMKSNFTWLSSSKEYIDLYKKILS
- a CDS encoding cytochrome c3 family protein, whose amino-acid sequence is MKKSFLDYALKVRLPLTLFVAFVSFLITFYVSRPERDGIGYQPTQPIAYSHKLHAGQMKIDCQYCHTGVTKGRHALVPSANICMNCHTLARNKQPEIIKLAKYYNENTPIPWKRIHKVPDYAYFNHSVHVNKGIKCESCHGNIADMEVVKQMKGWTMTACLDCHRNPKAQLPYLENVKNGPTNCGACHR
- a CDS encoding HAD family hydrolase → MKNKAVFLDRDGTINIDLGYIGNPELIKLFPDVAEGIKKLKDNFSFKVFVISNQSGVTRGLISKSDVDEVNERINQILEKNGTGIDKFYYCPYHPDFDSGNLTKCRKPSPEMVFQAQREFEIDLSKSFFIGDRSVDIECGINAGVKTILLKNTLSNEEIIMLKNSKNSPNFVAANFENAVEYIESFVIGDFF